Part of the Salvelinus namaycush isolate Seneca chromosome 25, SaNama_1.0, whole genome shotgun sequence genome is shown below.
CAAATCTTCATGTAAAGTGGGTGCATCTTAAGATGGGTTCCAGGCTAGTGGAAGGAGAATGATCGAAACCCATTTGGTTTATGGGGTTGACATATTGTCATGTTTTTGGTTATATCCATCTGTGTTTGACTATCTGCATGCTCAGTCATTCTTTTTGTCTTTTCTCCTTTTCAAAGTCATGCTGAGTCTATTTTCTCACCATCTAGGGGAGACCGAAGGTTTGAAAAGCCAGGTCGAAAAGAGCCAGGTTTGTGCCAATACTTGCTCATCAAATAATCAATGCTGTTTGAATGTGATATAAATAAAATGCCGGGTTAAATCATTTACAGGTAATGTAatcactttgctctctctctctctctctgttccattgACTTGGCAGAAGTTGCTCCTACCCACTTCCTGATGAATCATAGTAAGTTTGCCCTCCAGGGTCCTCGTTCGTAAACCGTGCGTACAAAATAGACCCCAAAATGTCCGTGTGCCAGTTTTCACGCAGAAGTTGGAATTTATAAAAACGCAACTTTACGTGAGAATGTGCTTTCCTCCCCGCCAACTTTAAACCATGTGTACGCAcagtttctagtggttgaagtATTCCATTGCAAGAAGGCAGAATTAGCCATGTGCAAATGGGGACTATACAATGATACTCTTATTCATAACAAAAAAAAACGGTAGCTAAATATAAGATGCAGTCATTTCCCATTAGTGAGAGGAGAGAAAATCAATTTATTTTATCTTTGCATTCTAAAGTAATTAGAAATAGGTATCTATTTtctattatttatttcatttccATGATCATTGAAGAATcaattcctcaccttttctgacTGATGGCTTCATACTCACGAAATGACCTATAGGCCTCCAACAATTTAGGATAGGCTACCATTCGTCCCATCTATCATTTAATTGGACCTACTTCACAGTGGGAAATAGATAAGCTATTTCAAGTATTTTGCTCTATGCGATCCAAAGTTTAACGGTTCACCTTTTCCATTGCGGTTTGTAGGCTACGTCTGAATAGAGTAATTTCTCGAGTTGACAATATttcatttataaacataatacattATACATATATCAtaaccattgcagaataaattcctcaccttttctggccATGATGAGTTCATATTCCTGAAGTAGCCATGCAACAAATGACCATGCACATCTCTAATATAATTGGGCCTGTTAGATAGGCTATTATAATCAAAAAATGTTGCTCTATGCATCTGAAAGAGAATAGAATTTAACAGATGAACTCAGTTGATCTTTTGATCTACCACTAAGTAAGCCTACTTTAGTATTATTTTCTTTCCGAATAGACAAAGTTTCAGAGATCGCGGGCAGTGCAACATAATTGAATTTATACGATCTGTTAACAGGTCCACAACAATTCAGAAACTGTCAGATACAGCAAATGTCACTGCAAAAGAAATACATTCTGCCAACACCTCCAAAGACATTTGGCCAAGTTTGCTATTTACTTtagatcacaggaggttggtggtaccttaataGGCTGTACACTACTTAATCAGACAACAATACAGCTATGCAAATGTTTAGACAACCTCACAACGTATTTACTGTGACCAAGGTCACCCTCAGGCTAAAAGTTTGAATCTCATGTATTGCTTGAAATTGTGGCGTTGCTACATATGTATGTATTgagtgttttttacattttttattttaataaaaatGTCAAGATTGATCTCCTTTTGATAAAAGAAAGTTATTCAATCCTTTCCTCTCCAGTCCGTGCTAACTACGAGGAGGTTGGGACCGGTGTGGGGGGCCTGCCAGTGAGGAAGCATGACTTCACGCGTTCGGAGAGTGAGAACTGGCGCACGTCCCGGGAGGAAGTGAATGGTGAGGATGGTGAAGAGGGGGGCTGGCGCCTGGCTGGCACCTTGGCATGTGCCTTGCGACGGGACAGCGAGCGGTGGTGCCCCCCGAGTCCAGGTGTGCCCTGTAGTCATCTCAcactgctgccaccacaatgtgtcctgtcgtgtgtgtgtgtgtgggtgatggTTTCAATTGCAGGCCAATCTCGATACAACTCTTAAAGGTTGATTTTTAAAAAGCTGGTCTTATTCTGAACTCATAAATCACAATGGACACCTCAAATCATACTAAAATCCCTCTCTTGTTCAGGCATCATGGCCAACCAAATGAGAACAGGCTTTCAACATGAAATACTCCAATCTGTCTGTAGCTTCACAAAAGAAAGCATCACATGCATCTAAGAAACAGCAACATAAAGTGGTGGTCTTCAATGTGAGAGAATGGCTGGCGTAGAGCTGAGTGGCGGGGTCCTTAAACAGCTCTTCTCCTCAGACGGGACGCGGTCGGCAGGGTGGCGAGAGGCTCACCCGGGGGAGCAGCCGCGGCAGCGCAGGCTCCCTTTCGATGCCAGGGAGGACGAGCGCGGCTACAGGCATCCCCCGTCGGCCAGCGGCAGcctggaggaggatggagggggcAGCCTGCCAGAGTGGTGTCTGGAGGATGCTGAAGAGGAGACGGGCACCTTCGACTCCTCCGGAGCCTTCCTTTCGCTCAAGGTTCGAGTGAGTGAATAGTCCGTTTAGTCAGTCTAACGAACATCACTTGTTCATGGGTGCTGGGCCAAAGAAATGTTTAAGAAATTAGTAGGACCTGCACACATGATTTGAAGTCTACCGAGTAGTTGTACAATGATTTGTTTTCCCCGAAGGGCAATTTGTTTGCTGCAATTACAAGTATGGCATCGGAGCACTGAGAGATGTGGAACTCTGTGAATGCCAGGCTGCTATGagaaggatatatatatatatctcccccACAGAAAGCTCCCAAGGAGCCCATCCTGGAGGAGGCAGAGCTGGACTTCAGACCCCTGGAGGAATGTGACGAGGGTCTGGAGGAGGACGGACACCCCCGGGAGACCAAAGACACAGACGAAGAGGCCAGGAGAGAGCCCGACAGAAAACAGGGTGAGTTAAGAGCGGAAACTGTCCGGCATACTGTATTTTTGCTCCCAATACTAAACTGTCTATGTGGAGATAAACATTGATTCATGTGTCTTGTTTTTGTCTCTAGATGTGGGGAGAGCGATAGAGGAGGCTGCTCCCTCTCCACCTGAGCCCCTGCCCCCCAGCCAGCCCGACAGAGTGGAGGATCCTGAGGGGCCGTTGGAGAAGCCACTTGAGCGACCCCCTGCCCCGGAACACAGGCCAGAGGCCAACAAAGTCCCCCTGCACACCCCCATGTCCAATACAATGCTGGACTCCCTCCCCATCCCCCACACCGTTGCACACACTCTCACAGGTAGGTTTACATACAAGCAGTGGAGGAATGCAGTCAAATCTCCCACATTTGTGCCCTCTTGAGGCTGTGTTTGGTGACATATTGTTGCGTATTTCTTTAAACCACCTCCACCTGTGAgtcaatgacacctttgttttccGCAGTAACCTTGTGCTTAAAATATACACACAGGATTGCATGTAGTTTGAGATTGTCAATTGTGAGATTCTGTTAGAGACTAACCCTCTtgcctctgtcctgtccagtgtCGGCCCCGTCGTACACCATCCAGATGCAGCAGAAGCCCCTGGAGGTTCCCGTGGCCATGCCCGCCCCGCTGCCCTTCAGTGCTAGCCTCATGCCCAAAAGCACGTCTATCATGGCCCCTAACAATATGGCCACCATTACGGGCCTCATGGCGCCCATCGGAAGGCCCACGGCCATGCCGCCACACCACACTATGGATGAAGATGAGGGACTGAAGCACTTTGAACAGGTTAGTGGACAATGACTACGGTTTCTGGAAGTTAGTTGGTTACAGAGCTGCAAGTTAGTGAAAGTTACCAAGCTGGTTTTGGTGTTACTGAATTTAGAGCATGTCTGGACATGAAACTTTCAGTGTGGGTTCATTTTTGGAACACGTCAAGAATATGGAGAGGGTGTTTATTGAATTCTAATGAAATTATTGCAatttttctatctctctccctgcgGTAAACTGAGATGGTGGTGTTTGTTTTGGGATACTGTCATGGCGCTCTACACGTACTCCTTGAATGAACAATAAAATTAAACTCTCGCTCGCTTTTATAGGAGGCAGAGAAGATGGTGGCGTATCTACAGGACGGTGATGACCGGCTGGCTGCCAAGAGCTCAGCTACCAAACCAGCCGGCCTGCCGCTCACACACGAGGCTGCTCTGAAGTGGTTTTATAAAGACCcccagggagagatacagggtgaGACAGAGTGAGGGGACCGGGGCTTCTCTGAATGAAAATCTGCATACACTGCAACCAGTAAATGGAGAAATTTCAGTGACTTTGTCAAATCTAATAATGTCCCCCTCCATGTCTCCCCCTCTCCAGGTCCGTTCAGTAACCCGGAGATGACAGAGTGGTTCCAGGCGGGCTACTTCACCATGACCCTGCTGGTGAAGAGAGGCTGTGACGAGGTCTTCCAGCCCCTGGGTGAGATCATCAAGATGTGGGGCAGGGTGCCCTTCGCCCCCGGCCCAGCACCGCCACCCCTACTGGTAACCATCACACACCTGAGCTCCATCGAGCATTCTAGAATTCACCACTTTGTATTATCCTGAAATTCATCTTAATTATTCTATGGGCAATTCAAAATGTTTCCTATGCACCTCACACCATCTGCATCGTCTCATGGTCAAAGGAAGTTTATGTTTAGCCTAGGGCACATTCAGAAGGCAAATGTTGTGACGTTGCCATTCCTTATTCTAAGTCAGAGGCTTGTTCACTCTACATAACATATTGAACGTTCCACAACATTGTGCCATGCTGAATGCAGCCCAGGTCGTCGTCCCTTTGCCTGTGTTGTGGCTCTACTTCTCTGTCCCCTTGCCGATCCTATGTCTTACTCGGCCTGTCTCCCCAGGGTGATGCCGGGGACCAGGAGCGTCTGAAGCGACAGCAGGAGCTGACGGCCCTCAACCTTTACCAGCTGCAGCAGCTGCAGTACCAGTACCTTTTGAGGCAGCAGTACGCCCAAGCCCTGGCCCAGCAGAAAGCCCAGGCCCTCAGCTCAGCACcacaccagcagcagcagcaacagcagcagcagatcAACCTGCTCCTCCAGCAATACCAGGCCCTCAAGATGAGGTCAGCAGAAAACACGTAAGAGACTAACACCTCTGCTGCAATACCAGGCCCTCAAGATGAGGTTGgagatgcacgcacacacacagcttcaGCATTACTAGGCCCTCAAACACTCGCACTTGGCTCCACCCCccttactagcactgactttgctgatagctactttgaggaaaaatatgcttactatgactgagatatgtggttgtcccacccagctatattaagatgaatgcactaactgtaagtagCTGAATGATGAAGACATACTCACACACTCAATATGACACGGGTTCTCCTCAAACATCTTTCACTGTGGGTATTATTCAATGCCGTGTCAACATACTGGTGTGTTCTGGTTATTTATGCCATTTCTGTGTTTGGCTCCCTGTGTAGAACATCTGAGTCTCTCTTACCTCCTGTGACTCGGTCCATGTCCGTACCAGAATCCCAGGGTTCTGTGTGGGAAATGCAGAACACCTCTCAGGCCTCCTGCACATCAAACATCCAGCAACCCACACCCAGTGGTAAAACTTAATGCAGAACACACACTGAAAACATTAGCACTCGTTTTGTTTTGGGCTGATGTTTATAACCAATTTAGCTTTTGAAAGTTTGAGTTTCTGAACCTACTAGAtgaaagcaaaatgcagtgctccTCAATTCACCAAAAAGTGGAGAAAGCTCAAAATCATATGAATGAATGTGGATCAATGATATATAATGACCATCCATCCAGCCTTACTGACTGACTGTTTTGTGTGCCTGTGCAGCATGGGAGGGCAGCAGTGTGTGGGATCTGCCCATAGACTCCATGGCCCAGGCCCCCACCATAGAACAGATGCAAAACCTGGAGAAGAATAAGGCTGCCAAGGTAAGAGCACCATATTTTCTGTACTTATACCATCCTAAGTTTCAGATCTTTATGAAGTGCCTTGGGCTAGGGCTCAATGTGGGGAATTTGACCGTTGTTAAACACATTAAAGGTTTAGCGTTATGAATTGCCACAAGCAGCAGTAAGACTGTGTATGAGTATCTGTGCATGTGCACGCGTGTGCttcactcagtggtgtaaagtactttactatactggacaaaaatataatcgcaacattttaaaatgtttttcatgagcagaaattttccatacaaacaaaaagcttatttctctcaaattatgtgcacaaatttgttgacatgagcatttctcctttgccaagataatccatccacctgacggatatggcatattaagaagctgattaaacagcatgatcattacacaggtgcaccttgtgctggggacaataaaagacctctctaaaatgtgctgttttgtcacagaacacaatgccacagatgtctcaagttttgagggagtgtgcaattgacatgctgactgcaggaatgtccaacagaacTATTGcaagataattgaatgttcatttatctATCATAAGTTGCCTCCAACATTgatttgagaatttggcagtacatccaaccaggctcacaaccgcagaccatgtctgagtattggagtgtgcccctggctatccataaataaaatggtgctgtctggtttgcttaatataaggaatttgaaatgatttatacttgaactttcaatacttaagtatatttaaaatcaaatacttttagacttttacttgtATTTTACTAGATGACTTTCACTTtttcttgagtcattttctgttaaggtatctttactcaagtgtgacaattgggtactttttccgcCACTGGCTTCACTCTGCTACAACGTGGTAGCTactggaccaaaacagcagagaatTTTTGCCTTGTGCTTTAACGCTCTTAGTTGTATGTGGAAATCGGCCCGACATTGCCGTTTACTTCGTGCATCGCTGAGTTATGTCAAAAGGTGTTTTTTATGTGATTGTGATTTACTTATTAACTCCAAATGTTTTTGATCAGCTGGAGCTGGAGCGGGGTGAGGCAGAGCTGAGTgccaagagggaggaggaggaacacaAACGCCTGGAGGAGGAGCAGCTAGCACGTCAGAAACAGGTGGGGGGGTTCATTAGACTGTTGCTTGCTGAAATACGCCAGTTAGCTTTGTTGATGTTCAATGTATGATTGCCTAGAGTTGCAAGTTTGACCCATTAGCCTGTAAATTCCTAAGAGGAGGCCTACATTTTATGTTTTATGCAACTGATTTGATAGATTTCTCTATCCACAGGAGGAGGCATTGAAGAGGCAGCggaagcagcagcaggaggaggcGCAGCGCCaacagaaagaggaggaagaggaacgGCATGCGCAGGAGGAGGCCCTCCGCAGactggaggaggggaggaggagggaggaggaggaggaagaggagaggaagcaaAGGGAAGAGTTCCTCCGCAAACAGGTGCTGGGTTTCACAATCAAGACCAGTACAGGGTCGTGTTCAGTAGGCACCAAATAGAACAACATTTAGTACAACGGGAAGGAACAACCTGGTTTTCAATAAGAATTACTCAATATTTTGCTACTGtgtgcctaatgaatacgaccctgccCTTACTGTGTGGGACAGGTGATACCAAATGCAAATTTCCACATACAGgtgtgggatcttaatttgatctgtATTGTCGCAGCAACAAGATTTTaacatttagtccataatgttgcttgattggTGGTTAGCCTATTACCTGGCctaaagtaggctacatgaaataTGCAATACTGATAATATAActgttagtgtgggttttcagtgaatttatgtaaatcagaAAGCACATCTGCATTTCTCAATAAAGTTGGCCCTATTTTTTAAAAAGAAACATGTTGTCGTTGCTCCTTAGGAGGAGGAGCACCGAAAGCAGGAGGAGCTGGAGGCCCTGAGGAGGCATGAGGAAGAGAAGCGGCAACAGGAGGCGGCGGCTGCGGTGGCTTTGGTACGGCAACAGCAGGAGGAGGCGAAAAGGAGAGAGCAGGAGCTAGCCAGacagaggcagcagcagcaggaggcgCTCCGCCGActacagcagcaacagcagctaGCCCAGATGAAGGTAACTAACAGTATAACACCTTAAGACACCTAACACTACAACAGCTAGGTACCATCTACTGCACGATTAGTGATGGAGGGGGGATTGACTGATTTTAAAACTTGTTTTGTCATGGCTctgtcttgtccctctgcagcagacatatggtgaacaatatgtttggaacatcaaatcgcaataaaatgagtgtcgaatcgcaatacatatagattCGCATTGTCGGCACCAAAGAATCGTGATAATACCGATTCGTGAGGTCCCTGCCAATTCCCGGCCCTATACACAATACTATATTATAATAAAGTCTGCCTTAGGAAAGAGGTCTTTTGAcctcaatgggacttcctggtTAAATATAATATAGCCTATTAACAATGCACTATCCTAACAATAATTGAGGTCAGAACATCAGAAATACTGTATTTGACCTTTTAATTGAACATTAAAATGGACTGTTGGCCTTTTGGTCTGGTATTTCTATCTTGTGCTAATCACATCCATGAGTTTCTCTATGTGAATATTTCTTTGTCATGGATAAAGCCCTGACTGTCCTGCTTGCCATTCTATCACTGACTAACCGAATCTTTGTCCTGTCCCATAGCTGCCGTCTTCCTCTAAGTGGGGCCAGCAGTCAGCAGTCACGGCAGCAGCCATCTCTCAGTCCCAGAATGCTCTGTCGCTCGCTGAGATCCAGAaagtggaagaggagagagaacgacAG
Proteins encoded:
- the LOC120020406 gene encoding GRB10-interacting GYF protein 2-like isoform X12, which translates into the protein MAETQTLNFGPEWLRALSGGGHGGGSSSCVATSPPLSPAMPKYKLADYRYGREEMLALYVKDREIPVDLHDKDFLPILQEEPLPPLALVAFTEEEQRNFSMSVNSAAVLRLMGRGGGPVGPGAPRGRSTSRGRGRGRGDGGFYQRSFDDVEGGFGRGGREMHRSQSWEERGDRRFEKPGRKEPVRANYEEVGTGVGGLPVRKHDFTRSESENWRTSREEVNGEDGEEGGWRLAGTLACALRRDSERWCPPSPDGTRSAGWREAHPGEQPRQRRLPFDAREDERGYRHPPSASGSLEEDGGGSLPEWCLEDAEEETGTFDSSGAFLSLKKAPKEPILEEAELDFRPLEECDEGLEEDGHPRETKDTDEEARREPDRKQDVGRAIEEAAPSPPEPLPPSQPDRVEDPEGPLEKPLERPPAPEHRPEANKVPLHTPMSNTMLDSLPIPHTVAHTLTVSAPSYTIQMQQKPLEVPVAMPAPLPFSASLMPKSTSIMAPNNMATITGLMAPIGRPTAMPPHHTMDEDEGLKHFEQEAEKMVAYLQDGDDRLAAKSSATKPAGLPLTHEAALKWFYKDPQGEIQGPFSNPEMTEWFQAGYFTMTLLVKRGCDEVFQPLGEIIKMWGRVPFAPGPAPPPLLGDAGDQERLKRQQELTALNLYQLQQLQYQYLLRQQYAQALAQQKAQALSSAPHQQQQQQQQQINLLLQQYQALKMRTSESLLPPVTRSMSVPESQGSVWEMQNTSQASCTSNIQQPTPSAWEGSSVWDLPIDSMAQAPTIEQMQNLEKNKAAKLELERGEAELSAKREEEEHKRLEEEQLARQKQEEALKRQRKQQQEEAQRQQKEEEEERHAQEEALRRLEEGRRREEEEEEERKQREEFLRKQEEEHRKQEELEALRRHEEEKRQQEAAAAVALVRQQQEEAKRREQELARQRQQQQEALRRLQQQQQLAQMKLPSSSKWGQQSAVTAAAISQSQNALSLAEIQKVEEERERQAREEQRRQQAEHLKLLQQQALQEARNPQAKLSGWGSVAKQPATTKSLLEIQREEAQQVKQRKEQGGGGQQPSHPTVTQQNRAQNKATTALSPSVWGSVATSGGAPNWGGDSSIWGDSTNSNMGFWDEDVAQAPPPARKPNAQKNNKGNANLSSRANKKVEEEEKLLKLFQGVNKRQQDGFMQWCEKTLHTLNTANNLDVPTFASFLKEVDSPYEVHDYVRAYLGDTSEAKEFAKQFLERRAKQNANQQKAPPAPQNQQPTLKQQQQDSMWGVSGTVSPSLYQSNHTSLQQQARFETVTSGKKKKKQKMVRADPSLLGFSVNAASERLNMGEIETVEDF
- the LOC120020406 gene encoding GRB10-interacting GYF protein 2-like isoform X4; this translates as MAETQTLNFGPEWLRALSGGGHGGGSSSCVATSPPLSPAMPKYKLADYRYGREEMLALYVKDREIPVDLHDKDFLPILQEEPLPPLALVAFTEEEQRNFSMSVNSAAVLRLMGRGGGPVGPGAPRGRSTSRGRGRGRGDGGFYQRSFDDVEGGFGRGGREMHRSQSWEERGDRRFEKPGRKEPEVAPTHFLMNHIRANYEEVGTGVGGLPVRKHDFTRSESENWRTSREEVNGEDGEEGGWRLAGTLACALRRDSERWCPPSPDGTRSAGWREAHPGEQPRQRRLPFDAREDERGYRHPPSASGSLEEDGGGSLPEWCLEDAEEETGTFDSSGAFLSLKVRKAPKEPILEEAELDFRPLEECDEGLEEDGHPRETKDTDEEARREPDRKQDVGRAIEEAAPSPPEPLPPSQPDRVEDPEGPLEKPLERPPAPEHRPEANKVPLHTPMSNTMLDSLPIPHTVAHTLTVSAPSYTIQMQQKPLEVPVAMPAPLPFSASLMPKSTSIMAPNNMATITGLMAPIGRPTAMPPHHTMDEDEGLKHFEQEAEKMVAYLQDGDDRLAAKSSATKPAGLPLTHEAALKWFYKDPQGEIQGPFSNPEMTEWFQAGYFTMTLLVKRGCDEVFQPLGEIIKMWGRVPFAPGPAPPPLLGDAGDQERLKRQQELTALNLYQLQQLQYQYLLRQQYAQALAQQKAQALSSAPHQQQQQQQQQINLLLQQYQALKMRSAENTTSESLLPPVTRSMSVPESQGSVWEMQNTSQASCTSNIQQPTPSAWEGSSVWDLPIDSMAQAPTIEQMQNLEKNKAAKLELERGEAELSAKREEEEHKRLEEEQLARQKQEEALKRQRKQQQEEAQRQQKEEEEERHAQEEALRRLEEGRRREEEEEEERKQREEFLRKQEEEHRKQEELEALRRHEEEKRQQEAAAAVALVRQQQEEAKRREQELARQRQQQQEALRRLQQQQQLAQMKLPSSSKWGQQSAVTAAAISQSQNALSLAEIQKVEEERERQAREEQRRQQAEHLKLLQQQALQEARNPQAKLSGWGSVAKQPATTKSLLEIQREEAQQVKQRKEQGGGGQQPSHPTVTQQNRAQNKATTALSPSVWGSVATSGGAPNWGGDSSIWGDSTNSNMGFWDEDVAQAPPPARKPNAQKNNKGNANLSSRANKKVEEEEKLLKLFQGVNKRQQDGFMQWCEKTLHTLNTANNLDVPTFASFLKEVDSPYEVHDYVRAYLGDTSEAKEFAKQFLERRAKQNANQQKAPPAPQNQQPTLKQQQQDSMWGVSGTVSPSLYQSNHTSLQQQARFETVTSGKKKKKQKMVRADPSLLGFSVNAASERLNMGEIETVEDF
- the LOC120020406 gene encoding GRB10-interacting GYF protein 2-like isoform X7 gives rise to the protein MAETQTLNFGPEWLRALSGGGHGGGSSSCVATSPPLSPAMPKYKLADYRYGREEMLALYVKDREIPVDLHDKDFLPILQEEPLPPLALVAFTEEEQRNFSMSVNSAAVLRLMGRGGGPVGPGAPRGRSTSRGRGRGRGDGGFYQRSFDDVEGGFGRGGREMHRSQSWEERGDRRFEKPGRKEPVRANYEEVGTGVGGLPVRKHDFTRSESENWRTSREEVNGEDGEEGGWRLAGTLACALRRDSERWCPPSPDGTRSAGWREAHPGEQPRQRRLPFDAREDERGYRHPPSASGSLEEDGGGSLPEWCLEDAEEETGTFDSSGAFLSLKKAPKEPILEEAELDFRPLEECDEGLEEDGHPRETKDTDEEARREPDRKQDVGRAIEEAAPSPPEPLPPSQPDRVEDPEGPLEKPLERPPAPEHRPEANKVPLHTPMSNTMLDSLPIPHTVAHTLTVSAPSYTIQMQQKPLEVPVAMPAPLPFSASLMPKSTSIMAPNNMATITGLMAPIGRPTAMPPHHTMDEDEGLKHFEQEAEKMVAYLQDGDDRLAAKSSATKPAGLPLTHEAALKWFYKDPQGEIQGPFSNPEMTEWFQAGYFTMTLLVKRGCDEVFQPLGEIIKMWGRVPFAPGPAPPPLLGDAGDQERLKRQQELTALNLYQLQQLQYQYLLRQQYAQALAQQKAQALSSAPHQQQQQQQQQINLLLQQYQALKMRSAENTTSESLLPPVTRSMSVPESQGSVWEMQNTSQASCTSNIQQPTPSAWEGSSVWDLPIDSMAQAPTIEQMQNLEKNKAAKLELERGEAELSAKREEEEHKRLEEEQLARQKQEEALKRQRKQQQEEAQRQQKEEEEERHAQEEALRRLEEGRRREEEEEEERKQREEFLRKQEEEHRKQEELEALRRHEEEKRQQEAAAAVALVRQQQEEAKRREQELARQRQQQQEALRRLQQQQQLAQMKLPSSSKWGQQSAVTAAAISQSQNALSLAEIQKVEEERERQAREEQRRQQAEHLKLLQQQALQEARNPQAKLSGWGSVAKQPATTKSLLEIQREEAQQVKQRKEQGGGGQQPSHPTVTQQNRAQNKATTALSPSVWGSVATSGGAPNWGGDSSIWGDSTNSNMGFWDEDVAQAPPPARKPNAQKNNKGNANLSSRANKKVEEEEKLLKLFQGVNKRQQDGFMQWCEKTLHTLNTANNLDVPTFASFLKEVDSPYEVHDYVRAYLGDTSEAKEFAKQFLERRAKQNANQQKAPPAPQNQQPTLKQQQQDSMWGVSGTVSPSLYQSNHTSLQQQARFETVTSGKKKKKQKMVRADPSLLGFSVNAASERLNMGEIETVEDF
- the LOC120020406 gene encoding GRB10-interacting GYF protein 2-like isoform X6, producing MAETQTLNFGPEWLRALSGGGHGGGSSSCVATSPPLSPAMPKYKLADYRYGREEMLALYVKDREIPVDLHDKDFLPILQEEPLPPLALVAFTEEEQRNFSMSVNSAAVLRLMGRGGGPVGPGAPRGRSTSRGRGRGRGDGGFYQRSFDDVEGGFGRGGREMHRSQSWEERGDRRFEKPGRKEPVRANYEEVGTGVGGLPVRKHDFTRSESENWRTSREEVNGEDGEEGGWRLAGTLACALRRDSERWCPPSPDGTRSAGWREAHPGEQPRQRRLPFDAREDERGYRHPPSASGSLEEDGGGSLPEWCLEDAEEETGTFDSSGAFLSLKVRKAPKEPILEEAELDFRPLEECDEGLEEDGHPRETKDTDEEARREPDRKQDVGRAIEEAAPSPPEPLPPSQPDRVEDPEGPLEKPLERPPAPEHRPEANKVPLHTPMSNTMLDSLPIPHTVAHTLTVSAPSYTIQMQQKPLEVPVAMPAPLPFSASLMPKSTSIMAPNNMATITGLMAPIGRPTAMPPHHTMDEDEGLKHFEQEAEKMVAYLQDGDDRLAAKSSATKPAGLPLTHEAALKWFYKDPQGEIQGPFSNPEMTEWFQAGYFTMTLLVKRGCDEVFQPLGEIIKMWGRVPFAPGPAPPPLLGDAGDQERLKRQQELTALNLYQLQQLQYQYLLRQQYAQALAQQKAQALSSAPHQQQQQQQQQINLLLQQYQALKMRSAENTTSESLLPPVTRSMSVPESQGSVWEMQNTSQASCTSNIQQPTPSAWEGSSVWDLPIDSMAQAPTIEQMQNLEKNKAAKLELERGEAELSAKREEEEHKRLEEEQLARQKQEEALKRQRKQQQEEAQRQQKEEEEERHAQEEALRRLEEGRRREEEEEEERKQREEFLRKQEEEHRKQEELEALRRHEEEKRQQEAAAAVALVRQQQEEAKRREQELARQRQQQQEALRRLQQQQQLAQMKLPSSSKWGQQSAVTAAAISQSQNALSLAEIQKVEEERERQAREEQRRQQAEHLKLLQQQALQEARNPQAKLSGWGSVAKQPATTKSLLEIQREEAQQVKQRKEQGGGGQQPSHPTVTQQNRAQNKATTALSPSVWGSVATSGGAPNWGGDSSIWGDSTNSNMGFWDEDVAQAPPPARKPNAQKNNKGNANLSSRANKKVEEEEKLLKLFQGVNKRQQDGFMQWCEKTLHTLNTANNLDVPTFASFLKEVDSPYEVHDYVRAYLGDTSEAKEFAKQFLERRAKQNANQQKAPPAPQNQQPTLKQQQQDSMWGVSGTVSPSLYQSNHTSLQQQARFETVTSGKKKKKQKMVRADPSLLGFSVNAASERLNMGEIETVEDF